AACCTTCCGTCACGTCAAAAAATTGTAATTACTGATATTAATAATTATGAAATAGGATTCGTAGTTGACCGTGTTATAGGCCAGCATCAGACTGTAATTAAATCATTAGGACGAATATACAAAGATGTACATGGTATATCTGGCGCAACTATACTTGGAGACGGAAGCGTAGCTCTAATACTTGATGTTTATCAACTTATTCAAATAGCCGAAAAAGAAGAAATTAATATAAAAATTTGACTTTAAATAAGGAAGAGAAAAATGAAAATAACAATTAAAACAAGGTTAGTAGCTGGTTTTTCTATTGTTCTAATACTAATGTTCATTTCTGGAATAATGGCTTTAAATAAGCTCACCGGCATGGATGAACTCCTCGACCACACAGTTGATATATCCGCTGAAAAAGTTCGACTTGCAAATGAACTTCTCGAAAACATGATTGAAATATCAAAAGCCGAAAAAAATATTGTTCTTTCTGGCGTAGTAGCAGAAAAGAAAAAATATATTGAATTTATTGAAGAACTCTTGAAATCTATGAATGAAAAAGAAAAAAAATTAACCTTGATAATTGATGCCTCTGCTAAAGAAATGCTTAATAATTTTATCTCTGTATGGGATGACTTTTTAAAAGTTCATCATGACGTTCGGAAATTTGCAATGCTTAATTCAAATATTGAGGCTAAGGATTTATCAGCCAATGAAGGCCGTAAATCATATATAAAATGCGAACAACTTATGAACAATATTTTAAAAATACATGAGCAAGAACTCTTTGAAAAGCTTAAATATTCTGGAACAGAAAACTCAAAAAATCTAAAAGACGCTTTTATGGCTGGCATGATAACATCAGAAGTAATTCATGATATGCTTGAAATTAATCTATCAGAAAAAAATCTAATTTTAGAAGCGAGTGATACTGTTAAGCAAGCACATAGCAAAGAAATAAAAAATTTTATAAATGATTTGAATTCTAAAATTATTGAATTAGAAAAATTATCAAGCAACGATACTAAACCTAAAATAGCACAATTTAAAACAGAATGGGCGAATTTTATTTCAATTAATGAAAAGGTTCAAGCCGCAAGCTTAGAAAATGGAAATACTAAAGCTTTTGAACTATCCTCGACAAAAGGACAAGAATTATGTGATAAAGCTGAGAATATTCTATCAAAAATTGTTGCTAACAATATTGCAGATATGGAAAGCGATCAAATTGCAAACGATAACAACTATAGATTAGCAAAACATACCTTGATAGGGCTTTTGGCATTTAGCATAATTCTTGGTTTCGCAATGGCCATTTGGATCATTGTAAGCATAAATAAAGGACTTTCCAAAGTGATTGATGCTGCAATAGCTGTTTCAAAAGGAGATTTAACAAAAAATATTCAAATTACCAGCAAAGATGAAATGGGCGAAATTCTTGAAAATATGAAAAAGATGGTAGAAAACCTTAAAGAAACAGCAAACATTGCCGAGCAAATGGCTGGAGGAGACTTGACTGTAGAAGCCAAAATTCTTTCAGATAAAGATATTTTAGGACAATCTCTTACGCTAATGTTGGAAAAACTACGTGATATTATTGGAGAAGTAAAAAATGCGTCTGACAATGTAGCTTCAGGAAGTCAGGAATTAAGTGCAACTTCTGAACAAATGTCTCAAGGAGCCACTGAACAAGCTGCATCAGCTGAAGAAGTTTCTTCTTCTATGGAAGAAATGGCATCTAACATCAAACAGAATGCTGATAACGCCATGCAGACAGAAAAAATAGCAATAAAATCAGCAGAAGATGCTGGCTCAACCGGGAAAGCTGTATCTGAAACTGTAGAAGCAATGAAATCAATAGCTGAAAAAATCAGCATTATTGAAGAAATCGCCCGACAAACAGACCTTTTAGCTCTTAATGCGGCAATAGAGGCCGCTCGCGCTGGCGAACATGGAAAAGGATTTGCAGTTGTAGCTTCAGAAGTTAGAAAATTAGCTGAAAGAAGCCAAACTGCTGCTGCTGAAATAAGTAAATTATCAAAATCAAGTGTAGATGTAGCTGATAAAGCTGGTAAAATGCTTGAAAAACTTGTTCCTGATATTAAAAAAACAGCTGAACTTGTTCAGGAGATTTCCGCTGCTTCCAATGAGCAAAATTCTGGTGTTGAACAAATTAACAAAGCTATACAGCAGTTAGACCAAGTAATTCAACAGAATGCGTCAGCTTCAGAAGAAATGGCATCTACTGCTGAAGAACTTTCAGCTCAGGCTGAACAACTTCAAAGTTCAATATCATTTTTTAAAATAGATACAATTGAGAGACAGCGATTTAGTAAAAAAACAAACATCAAAGAAAAAGCGAAAATAGCCCATATAACTTCCGATAAAAATAAGAGTGATAAAAGTCAAAAAATAAAGCCTACCATAAAAAAGCAAGGGGAAAAAACAGATGATGATTTTGAATCTAACAAAATAAATGAAACAAAATCAGGAGGTTTTGATTTAGATATGAGGGACATCAAGGATTCAGATTTCGAGAAATATTAAAAACTTAAAGGAGTAAAAAATCATGAAAGAAATAACAAAAATTTCTCAATATCTTACTTTTTATCTGGGAGAAGAAATGTTTACTCTTGATATTTCTCAAGTTAGAGAAGTTTTAGATTTTATAAAACTCACTAAAGTACCTCGAACTCCTGAATTTATGAAAGGTATTATCAATTTAAGAGGAAGTGTTGTTCCTGTAATAGACCTTCGCTTAAAACTCGGTATGTTACAAACCATAAAAACCCTTAATACCCGAATAATTATTGTGGAAGTTGATGTAGATGGAGAAAAAACTATACTTGGAGTTTTAGCTGATTCCGTTAAAGATGTCATTGATCTTGAGCCTGACCAGATAATCGCTCCTCCAAAGATAGGTACCCGATTAAAAACTGACTTTATAAAAGGAATGGGACGGCATGAAAACCAGTTTATAATTATTTTGGATATTGATAAAGTCTTTTCAAGCGATGAATTAGCGGTAGTTCAAGATATAGAAAAAATAAGCGACTTAAAAGAAATAATCAGTAATAAATCGAATCTATGAGCGTAATAAAATTCAAATTTTCAAAATATCTAAAAAAAAGAAGAAATCAATATAAAACTTTAACTTAAAAGAAAGGACGAAAAACATGAGAATAACAATTAAAACAAGATTAATAGCTGGTTTTTCTATTGTTTTAATATTAATGTTCATTTCTGGCATAATGGCTTTAAATAAGCTCACTGAGATGGATGAATTACTCGATCACACAGTTGATATATCCGCTGAAAAAGTTCGACTTGCAAATGAACTTCTCGAAAATATGATTGAAATATCAAAAGCCGAGAAAAGTATTGTTCTTTCAGGTGTGGTAGCAGAAAAGAAAAAATATATTGAATTTATTGATGAACTCTTGAAATCCATGGGTGAAAAAGAAAAAAAATTAGCCTTGATAATTGATGTATCTGCTAAAGAAATGCTTAACAATTTTATTTCTGTATGGAATGACTTTTTAAAAGTTCATCACGAAGTGTGCAAATTCGCCATGCTTAATTCAAATATTGAAGCTAAGGATTTATCAATCAATGAAGGCCGTAAATCCTATGAAAAATGCGAACAAATTATGAACGATATCTTTAAAATACACGAGCAAGAACTCTTTGAAATGCTTAAATCTTCTGGAACTGAGAACTCAAAAAATTTAAAAGAAGCTTTTATGGCTGAAACAATAACATTAGAACTAATTCATGATATGCTTGAAATTCATCTATTAGAAAAAAATCTAATTTTAGAATCAAGCGACACAGCCAAGCAAACATATAGCAAAGAAATAAAAAGTGTTCTAAGCGATTTAAATTCTAAACTTATTGAATTAGAAAAACTGTCAAGCACCGCAACTAAGGCTAAAATAGCCCAATTTAAGATAGAATGGGCAAATTTTATTTCAGTTAATGAAAAAGTTCAAACCTCAAGCTTAGAAAATGGGAATACTAAAGCTTTTGAATTATCGTCTGGAAAGGGGCAAGAATTATGCGATAAAGCGGAGGATATTCTATCAAAAATTGTTGCTAAAAACATTGAAGACATGGAAAACGATCAAATTATAAACGATAACAGCTATGCATCAGCCAAATATACTTTGATAGGGCTTTTAGCATTTAGCATAATTTTTGGTTTTACGATGGCTATCTGGATTATTCTAAGCATAAGCAAAGGAGTTTCAAGCGTTATTGATGCGACAGTAGCTGTTTCTGAAGGAGATTTAACAAAAGATATTCAAATTACCAGCAAAGATGAAATGGGCGAAATTCTTGAGAACATGAAAAAAATGATTCTCACAATTAAGGATATTGTTTCTGACGTAAAAAATGCGTCTGACAATGTAGCTTCCGGAAGTCAGGAATTAAGCGCAACTTCTGAGCAAATGTCCCAAGGAGCCACCGAACAAGCCGCATCAGCAGAAGAAGTTTCTTCTTCTATGGAAGAAATGGCATCAAACATCAAGCAGAACGCTGATAACGCCATTCAGACAGAAAAAATAGCAATAAAATCAGCAGAAGACGCTGGCTCAACCGGAAAAGCTGTATCTGAAACTGTAGAAGCGATGAAATCAATAGCTGAAAAAATCAGCATTATTGAAGAAATTGCCCGTCAAACAGATCTTTTAGCGCTTAATGCCGCAATTGAAGCTGCTCGCGCTGGTGAACATGGAAAAGGATTTGCGGTTGTAGCTTCAGAAGTTAGAAAATTAGCTGAAAGAAGCCAAACTGCTGCTGCTGAAATAAGTAAACTATCAAAATCAAGTGTAGATGTCGCTGATAAAGCGGGTAAAATGCTTGAAAAACTTGTTCCTGACATTAAAAAAACAGCTGAACTTGTTCAGGAAATTTCCGCTGCGTCCAATGAACAAAATTCTGGTGTTGAGCAAATTAATAAAGCTATACAGCAGTTAGATCAAGTAATTCAACAAAATG
This is a stretch of genomic DNA from Desulfobacterales bacterium. It encodes these proteins:
- a CDS encoding MCP four helix bundle domain-containing protein, with product MKITIKTRLVAGFSIVLILMFISGIMALNKLTGMDELLDHTVDISAEKVRLANELLENMIEISKAEKNIVLSGVVAEKKKYIEFIEELLKSMNEKEKKLTLIIDASAKEMLNNFISVWDDFLKVHHDVRKFAMLNSNIEAKDLSANEGRKSYIKCEQLMNNILKIHEQELFEKLKYSGTENSKNLKDAFMAGMITSEVIHDMLEINLSEKNLILEASDTVKQAHSKEIKNFINDLNSKIIELEKLSSNDTKPKIAQFKTEWANFISINEKVQAASLENGNTKAFELSSTKGQELCDKAENILSKIVANNIADMESDQIANDNNYRLAKHTLIGLLAFSIILGFAMAIWIIVSINKGLSKVIDAAIAVSKGDLTKNIQITSKDEMGEILENMKKMVENLKETANIAEQMAGGDLTVEAKILSDKDILGQSLTLMLEKLRDIIGEVKNASDNVASGSQELSATSEQMSQGATEQAASAEEVSSSMEEMASNIKQNADNAMQTEKIAIKSAEDAGSTGKAVSETVEAMKSIAEKISIIEEIARQTDLLALNAAIEAARAGEHGKGFAVVASEVRKLAERSQTAAAEISKLSKSSVDVADKAGKMLEKLVPDIKKTAELVQEISAASNEQNSGVEQINKAIQQLDQVIQQNASASEEMASTAEELSAQAEQLQSSISFFKIDTIERQRFSKKTNIKEKAKIAHITSDKNKSDKSQKIKPTIKKQGEKTDDDFESNKINETKSGGFDLDMRDIKDSDFEKY
- a CDS encoding MCP four helix bundle domain-containing protein; amino-acid sequence: MRITIKTRLIAGFSIVLILMFISGIMALNKLTEMDELLDHTVDISAEKVRLANELLENMIEISKAEKSIVLSGVVAEKKKYIEFIDELLKSMGEKEKKLALIIDVSAKEMLNNFISVWNDFLKVHHEVCKFAMLNSNIEAKDLSINEGRKSYEKCEQIMNDIFKIHEQELFEMLKSSGTENSKNLKEAFMAETITLELIHDMLEIHLLEKNLILESSDTAKQTYSKEIKSVLSDLNSKLIELEKLSSTATKAKIAQFKIEWANFISVNEKVQTSSLENGNTKAFELSSGKGQELCDKAEDILSKIVAKNIEDMENDQIINDNSYASAKYTLIGLLAFSIIFGFTMAIWIILSISKGVSSVIDATVAVSEGDLTKDIQITSKDEMGEILENMKKMILTIKDIVSDVKNASDNVASGSQELSATSEQMSQGATEQAASAEEVSSSMEEMASNIKQNADNAIQTEKIAIKSAEDAGSTGKAVSETVEAMKSIAEKISIIEEIARQTDLLALNAAIEAARAGEHGKGFAVVASEVRKLAERSQTAAAEISKLSKSSVDVADKAGKMLEKLVPDIKKTAELVQEISAASNEQNSGVEQINKAIQQLDQVIQQNASASEEMASTAEELSAQAEQLQSSISFFKIDTADRQRIGKKINFKEKSKIAHISTEKNKIDKGQKIKPHTKKQGEKDNDDFESNKINDTKSGGFDLDMRDIKDSDFEKY
- a CDS encoding chemotaxis protein CheW, producing the protein MKEITKISQYLTFYLGEEMFTLDISQVREVLDFIKLTKVPRTPEFMKGIINLRGSVVPVIDLRLKLGMLQTIKTLNTRIIIVEVDVDGEKTILGVLADSVKDVIDLEPDQIIAPPKIGTRLKTDFIKGMGRHENQFIIILDIDKVFSSDELAVVQDIEKISDLKEIISNKSNL